The following proteins are co-located in the Streptomyces bottropensis ATCC 25435 genome:
- a CDS encoding NADH-quinone oxidoreductase subunit G, which yields MTVTTSAPSGGGDAAVPPEDLVSLKIDGMDISVPKGTLVIRAAEQLGVEIPRFCDHPLLDPVGACRQCIVEVEGQRKPMASCTITCTDGMVVKTHLTSPVAEKAQKGVMELLLINHPLDCPVCDKGGECPLQNQAMSHGHSDSRFEGRKRTYEKPVPISTQVLLDRERCVLCARCTRFSNQVAGDPMIELVERGALQQVGTGEGDPFESYFSGNTIQICPVGALTSAAYRFRSRPFDLVSSPSICEHCSGGCATRTDHRRGKVMRRLAQNDPQVNEEWICDKGRFAFRYAQRPDRLTTPLVRNAEGVLEPASWPEALEAAARGLLAARGRAGVLTGGRLTVEDAYAYSKFARVALDTNDIDFRARAHSGEEADFLAARVAGRGRDLDGTGVTYASLENAPAVLLVGFEAEEEAPGVFLRLRKAWRKHKQRVFSLATHSTPGLVKAGGTLLPAAPGTETEWLDALASGFGLDEDGTRAAEALRTEGAVIVVGERFAAVAGGLTAAVRAASLTGAKLVWIPRRAGERAAVEAGALPSALPGGRPATDPRARAEVASAWGVAELPTRYGRDTGQILEAAATGELGALVVAGVEVADLPDPMRAREALTAVGFLVSLELRPSEVTDRADVVLPVAAVAEKAGTFLNWEGRARMFEAALKPDQMTRPVAPTDGRVLQMLADAMDVHLGLPDLRTTRAELERLGGWDGARANEPVEVAAGLPRPAAGEAVLAGHRLLLDQGRLQDGDEALAGTRHAAHARVSAATAAEAGVKNGDVLAVSGPAGVVELPLRITEMPDRVVWLPLNSTGSGVASDTGAQPGALVRIGPATLAAEAPEEVEA from the coding sequence ATGACTGTGACCACCAGCGCTCCCTCCGGCGGAGGCGACGCGGCGGTCCCGCCGGAGGATCTCGTCTCGCTCAAGATCGACGGCATGGACATCAGCGTGCCCAAGGGCACTCTGGTCATCCGGGCCGCCGAACAACTCGGCGTCGAGATCCCCCGCTTCTGCGACCACCCCCTGCTGGACCCGGTCGGCGCCTGCCGTCAGTGCATCGTCGAGGTCGAGGGCCAGCGCAAGCCCATGGCGTCCTGCACGATCACCTGTACGGACGGGATGGTCGTCAAGACCCACCTCACCTCCCCGGTCGCGGAGAAGGCCCAGAAGGGGGTGATGGAGCTCCTGCTCATCAACCACCCGCTGGACTGCCCGGTCTGCGACAAGGGCGGCGAGTGCCCCCTGCAGAACCAGGCCATGTCGCACGGACACTCCGATTCCCGCTTCGAGGGCCGCAAGCGCACCTACGAGAAGCCCGTACCGATCTCCACCCAGGTACTGCTCGACCGTGAGCGGTGCGTGCTGTGCGCCCGCTGCACCCGCTTCTCCAACCAGGTCGCCGGCGACCCGATGATCGAACTGGTCGAGCGGGGCGCGCTCCAGCAGGTCGGCACCGGAGAGGGCGACCCGTTCGAGTCGTACTTCTCCGGCAACACCATCCAGATCTGCCCCGTCGGCGCGCTGACCTCGGCGGCGTACCGATTCCGCTCCCGCCCCTTCGACCTCGTCTCCTCGCCGTCGATCTGCGAGCACTGCTCCGGCGGCTGCGCGACCCGCACCGACCACCGGCGCGGCAAGGTCATGCGCCGCCTCGCGCAGAACGACCCCCAGGTCAACGAGGAGTGGATCTGCGACAAGGGGCGCTTCGCCTTCCGGTACGCGCAGCGCCCGGACCGGCTCACCACCCCCCTCGTGCGCAACGCCGAGGGCGTCCTGGAACCGGCGTCCTGGCCGGAGGCGCTGGAGGCCGCCGCCCGGGGGCTCCTCGCCGCACGCGGCCGGGCCGGTGTGCTGACCGGCGGCCGGCTCACCGTCGAGGACGCCTACGCGTACAGCAAGTTCGCGCGCGTGGCCCTCGACACCAACGACATCGACTTCCGCGCGCGTGCGCACAGCGGCGAGGAGGCCGACTTCCTGGCCGCCCGCGTCGCCGGCCGCGGCCGTGACCTCGACGGTACGGGCGTCACGTACGCCTCCCTGGAGAACGCGCCCGCCGTCCTGCTGGTCGGGTTCGAGGCCGAGGAGGAGGCGCCCGGCGTCTTCCTGAGGCTCCGCAAGGCCTGGCGCAAGCACAAGCAGCGGGTGTTCTCGCTGGCCACGCACTCCACCCCGGGCCTGGTGAAGGCCGGCGGCACGCTGCTGCCCGCCGCGCCCGGCACGGAGACCGAGTGGCTGGACGCCCTCGCGAGCGGCTTCGGACTGGACGAGGACGGCACCAGGGCGGCCGAGGCGCTGCGCACCGAGGGCGCCGTGATCGTCGTCGGGGAGCGGTTCGCGGCCGTGGCGGGCGGCCTCACCGCCGCCGTACGGGCCGCGTCGCTGACCGGCGCGAAGCTCGTGTGGATCCCGCGCCGCGCCGGCGAGCGGGCCGCCGTCGAGGCGGGCGCGCTGCCGTCGGCGCTGCCGGGCGGTCGCCCGGCGACCGACCCGCGCGCCCGCGCGGAGGTCGCCTCCGCCTGGGGCGTCGCCGAACTCCCCACGCGCTACGGCCGCGACACCGGACAGATCCTGGAGGCCGCCGCCACCGGCGAACTCGGGGCCCTGGTCGTGGCGGGCGTGGAGGTCGCCGACCTGCCCGATCCGATGCGCGCGCGTGAGGCACTCACCGCGGTGGGCTTCCTGGTGTCGCTGGAACTTCGGCCCAGCGAGGTCACCGACCGGGCGGATGTCGTCCTGCCGGTCGCCGCCGTCGCCGAGAAGGCGGGCACCTTCCTCAACTGGGAGGGCCGCGCGCGGATGTTCGAGGCCGCGCTGAAGCCCGACCAGATGACCCGCCCGGTGGCACCCACCGACGGACGGGTCCTGCAGATGCTGGCCGACGCCATGGACGTCCACCTGGGGCTGCCCGATCTGCGCACCACGCGCGCGGAGCTGGAGCGCCTCGGCGGATGGGACGGCGCGCGGGCCAACGAGCCCGTGGAGGTCGCCGCCGGACTGCCGCGCCCGGCCGCCGGAGAGGCCGTACTGGCCGGGCACCGGCTGCTGCTCGACCAGGGGCGCCTCCAGGACGGCGACGAGGCCCTCGCCGGCACGCGCCACGCCGCCCACGCGCGCGTGTCCGCCGCCACGGCCGCCGAGGCCGGCGTCAAGAACGGCGACGTCCTCGCGGTGAGCGGCCCCGCCGGGGTCGTCGAACTGCCGCTGCGGATCACCGAGATGCCCGACCGCGTGGTCTGGCTGCCGCTGAACTCCACCGGCTCGGGCGTCGCCTCCGACACCGGGGCGCAGCCCGGCGCACTCGTCCGTATCGGCCCCGCGACGCTCGCCGCCGAGGCCCCCGAGGAGGTGGAGGCATGA
- the nuoH gene encoding NADH-quinone oxidoreductase subunit NuoH has translation MSAYYLAAEDLSMFGRDPWWLVVVKAVFCFAFLMVTVLFSIVWERKVVAWMQLRIGPNRHGPWGMLQSLADGIKLMLKEDVIVKRADKVVYVLAPIVAAIPAFMAIAVIPFGPAGNEISIFGQRTTMQLTDLPIAMLYILAVASVGIYGIVLAGWSSGSTYPLLGGLRSAAQMISYEIAMGAAFASVFLYSGSMSTSAIVEAQQDRWYIVLLPVSFVIYIVTMVGETNRAPFDMPESEGDLVGGFNTEYSSIKFAMFMLAEYVNMVTVSAVSVTLFLGGWRAPWPISTFWEGANHGWWPMLWFVVKVQLLLFFFIWLRGTLPRVRYDQLMKLGWKVLLPVSVVWLMLVATVRTLRNENYDFAEIALYVAGAVIVLFLLSVVADMFRDRREAQDQPAEPAAFDPMAGGFPVPPLPGQTLPPVPRRRPRRERELIVSGGSDTDSDGSSNGREASDG, from the coding sequence ATGAGCGCGTACTACCTCGCCGCTGAGGACCTCTCGATGTTCGGCCGCGACCCGTGGTGGCTGGTCGTCGTCAAGGCGGTGTTCTGCTTCGCCTTCCTGATGGTGACCGTGCTGTTCTCCATCGTGTGGGAGCGCAAGGTCGTCGCCTGGATGCAGCTGCGCATCGGCCCCAACCGGCACGGCCCCTGGGGCATGCTCCAGTCCCTCGCCGACGGCATCAAGCTGATGCTGAAGGAAGACGTCATCGTCAAACGCGCGGACAAGGTCGTCTACGTCCTCGCGCCGATCGTCGCGGCCATCCCGGCCTTCATGGCGATCGCGGTGATCCCCTTCGGACCGGCCGGCAACGAGATCTCGATCTTCGGCCAGCGCACCACGATGCAGCTCACCGACCTGCCGATCGCGATGCTCTACATCCTCGCCGTCGCCTCGGTCGGCATCTACGGCATCGTCCTGGCGGGCTGGAGTTCCGGATCCACCTACCCGCTGCTCGGCGGCCTGCGCTCCGCCGCCCAGATGATCTCCTACGAGATCGCCATGGGCGCCGCGTTCGCCTCGGTGTTCCTCTACTCGGGGTCGATGTCGACGTCGGCGATCGTGGAGGCGCAGCAGGACCGCTGGTACATCGTGCTGCTGCCGGTCTCCTTCGTCATCTACATCGTGACGATGGTCGGGGAGACCAACCGCGCCCCGTTCGACATGCCGGAGTCCGAGGGTGACCTGGTCGGCGGCTTCAACACCGAGTACTCGTCGATCAAGTTCGCGATGTTCATGCTCGCCGAGTACGTCAACATGGTGACCGTCTCCGCGGTGTCGGTGACGCTCTTCCTCGGCGGCTGGCGGGCCCCCTGGCCCATCAGCACCTTCTGGGAGGGCGCCAACCACGGCTGGTGGCCGATGCTCTGGTTCGTGGTGAAGGTGCAGCTGCTGCTGTTCTTCTTCATCTGGCTGCGCGGCACCCTCCCGCGCGTGCGCTACGACCAGCTGATGAAGCTCGGCTGGAAGGTCCTCCTGCCGGTCTCCGTGGTGTGGCTGATGCTCGTCGCGACCGTACGGACCCTGCGCAACGAGAACTACGACTTCGCCGAGATCGCCCTGTACGTCGCCGGTGCCGTCATCGTGCTGTTCCTGCTCTCCGTCGTCGCCGACATGTTCCGCGACCGGCGCGAGGCCCAGGACCAGCCCGCCGAACCGGCCGCCTTCGACCCGATGGCCGGCGGCTTCCCCGTACCGCCCCTGCCCGGACAGACCCTCCCGCCGGTGCCGCGCAGGCGTCCGCGCCGGGAGCGGGAGCTGATTGTCAGTGGCGGGTCCGATACTGACAGTGACGGATCTTCGAATGGGAGGGAGGCGTCCGATGGCTGA
- the nuoI gene encoding NADH-quinone oxidoreductase subunit NuoI has protein sequence MAEEPKETKQGFQNPVAGFGVTFKAMFKKRLTEQYPEQQKTTAPRFHGRHQLNRHPDGLEKCVGCELCAWACPADAIYVEGADNTDEERYSPGERYGAVYQINYARCILCGLCIEACPTRALTMTNEFELADSSRANLIYTKEQLLAGLEEGMVDSPHSIFPGTDEQDYYRGLVTEAAPGTVRQTAVSKGEKPQEAASTFGEDEPASHKAVGR, from the coding sequence ATGGCTGAGGAGCCGAAAGAGACCAAGCAGGGTTTCCAGAACCCCGTCGCCGGCTTCGGCGTGACCTTCAAGGCCATGTTCAAGAAGCGGCTGACCGAGCAGTATCCGGAGCAGCAGAAGACCACGGCCCCGCGGTTCCACGGCCGGCACCAGCTCAACCGCCATCCGGACGGCCTGGAGAAGTGCGTCGGCTGCGAGCTGTGCGCCTGGGCCTGCCCCGCCGACGCCATCTACGTGGAGGGCGCCGACAACACCGACGAGGAGCGCTACTCGCCGGGCGAGCGGTACGGCGCCGTCTACCAGATCAACTACGCCCGCTGCATCCTGTGCGGCCTGTGCATCGAGGCGTGCCCCACCCGCGCGCTCACGATGACCAACGAGTTCGAGCTGGCCGACAGCAGCCGCGCCAACCTCATCTACACCAAGGAGCAGCTGCTCGCGGGGCTGGAGGAGGGCATGGTCGACTCGCCCCACTCGATCTTCCCCGGCACCGACGAGCAGGACTACTACCGGGGCCTGGTCACCGAGGCCGCGCCCGGCACGGTGCGGCAGACGGCCGTGTCCAAGGGCGAGAAGCCCCAGGAGGCCGCGTCCACCTTCGGTGAGGACGAGCCGGCGTCGCACAAGGCGGTCGGCCGATGA
- a CDS encoding NADH-quinone oxidoreductase subunit J: protein MTEQLAAYATSTGEAVQFWVLGTVAVIGALCTVFMKRAVHSALCLAATMIILAVFYLANGAYFLGIVQIVVYTGAIMMLFLFVVMLVGVTAADSLKETIKGQRWLALLCGAGFGILLIAGIGNASLTEFNGLGTANANGNVEGLAALIFTDYVFAFELTGALLITAAVGAMVLTHRERTERAKTQRELAEERVREGKHLPPLPAPGVYARHNAVDIPGLLPDGTPSELTVAKTLRDRGQVRDVSTEALNDLKALEQRAEDRLERTHGGNGGKSGEASK from the coding sequence ATGACGGAGCAACTCGCCGCCTACGCGACCTCCACCGGCGAGGCCGTCCAGTTCTGGGTGCTCGGCACGGTCGCCGTGATCGGCGCCCTGTGCACCGTCTTCATGAAGCGGGCCGTGCACAGCGCGCTCTGCCTCGCCGCAACGATGATCATCCTGGCGGTGTTCTACCTCGCCAACGGCGCCTACTTCCTGGGCATCGTCCAGATCGTCGTCTACACCGGCGCGATCATGATGCTGTTCCTCTTCGTGGTCATGCTCGTCGGCGTCACCGCCGCGGACTCCCTGAAGGAGACCATCAAGGGCCAGCGCTGGCTGGCCCTCCTGTGCGGCGCCGGCTTCGGCATCCTGCTCATCGCGGGCATCGGCAACGCCTCCCTGACGGAGTTCAACGGCCTCGGCACGGCGAACGCGAACGGCAACGTGGAGGGCCTCGCGGCCCTGATCTTCACCGACTACGTGTTCGCCTTCGAGCTGACCGGCGCCCTCCTCATCACGGCCGCCGTGGGCGCCATGGTCCTCACCCACCGTGAGCGCACCGAGCGCGCCAAGACCCAGCGCGAGCTGGCCGAGGAGCGCGTACGCGAGGGCAAGCACCTCCCGCCGCTGCCGGCCCCCGGCGTCTACGCCCGGCACAACGCGGTCGACATCCCGGGTCTGCTGCCCGACGGCACCCCGTCCGAGCTGACCGTGGCCAAGACCCTGCGGGACCGGGGCCAGGTCCGGGACGTGTCGACCGAGGCGCTCAACGACCTCAAGGCCTTGGAGCAGCGCGCCGAGGACCGCCTGGAGCGCACCCACGGCGGCAACGGCGGCAAGAGCGGGGAGGCATCGAAGTGA
- the nuoK gene encoding NADH-quinone oxidoreductase subunit NuoK — protein MNPVNYLYLAALLFTIGATGVLIRRNAIVVFMCVELMLNACNLTLVAFSRMHGNLDGQIIAFFTMVVAAAEVVVGLAIIVSLFRSRHSASVDDASLMKL, from the coding sequence GTGAATCCCGTCAACTACCTGTATCTCGCCGCCCTGCTGTTCACGATCGGCGCCACCGGCGTCCTGATCAGGCGGAACGCGATCGTGGTGTTCATGTGCGTGGAGCTGATGCTCAACGCCTGCAACCTCACCCTGGTCGCCTTCTCCCGGATGCACGGCAATCTCGACGGCCAGATCATCGCCTTCTTCACGATGGTCGTCGCCGCCGCGGAGGTCGTGGTCGGACTCGCGATCATCGTGTCGCTGTTCCGGTCCCGCCACTCGGCCTCGGTCGACGACGCCAGCCTGATGAAGCTGTAA
- the nuoL gene encoding NADH-quinone oxidoreductase subunit L, which yields MENLIALLIAAPLLGAAVLLCGGRRLDAVGHWIGTALAAASFVIGVVLFADMLGKEAEHREMGQYLFSWIPVEGFQADVAFQLDQLSMTFVLLITGVGSLIHVYSIGYMEHDERRRRFFGYLNLFLAAMLLLVLADNYLLLYVGWEGVGLASYLLIGFWQHKPSAATAAKKAFLVNRVGDVGLSIAIMLMFTTFGTFAFGPVLAATGETSEGRLTAIALMLLLAACGKSAQVPLQSWLGDAMEGPTPVSALIHAATMVTAGVYLIVRSAAVFDGAPDAQLVTTVVGAVTLLFGAIVGCAKDDIKKALAGSTMSQIGYMVLAAGLGPIGYVFAIMHLVTHGFFKAGLFLGAGSVMHGMNDEVDMRKYGGLRKYMPVTFVTFGLGYLAIIGFPGLSGFFSKDKIIEAAFAKGGTEGWILGGVALLGAAITAFYMTRVMLMTFFGEKRWQPDEHGHEPHPHESPKVMTIPMIVLAVGSVFGGAYFSIGDRFVNWLEPVTGHKHGQPPIGAAAVTTATVAVMIIGVGLAWLQYGRKPVPVVAPRGSLLTRAARRDLYQDDFNHVVLVRGGEHLTRSLVYVDHTLVDGVVNGTAASMGGLSGRLRRIQNGYARSYAVSMFGGAAILIAATLLMRAV from the coding sequence GTGGAGAACCTGATTGCGCTGCTGATCGCGGCGCCCCTGCTCGGAGCCGCCGTCCTGCTGTGCGGCGGCCGGCGGCTGGACGCCGTCGGCCACTGGATCGGCACGGCCCTGGCCGCCGCCTCCTTCGTCATCGGTGTCGTCCTGTTCGCCGACATGCTCGGCAAGGAGGCCGAACACCGGGAGATGGGCCAGTACCTGTTCAGCTGGATCCCCGTCGAGGGCTTCCAGGCGGACGTCGCCTTCCAGCTGGACCAGCTGTCGATGACGTTCGTCCTGCTGATCACCGGGGTCGGCTCGCTCATCCACGTGTACTCCATCGGGTACATGGAGCACGACGAGCGCCGCCGCCGTTTCTTCGGCTATCTGAACCTGTTCCTCGCGGCGATGCTGCTGCTGGTCCTCGCCGACAACTACCTGCTGCTGTACGTCGGCTGGGAGGGCGTCGGCCTCGCCTCGTACCTGCTGATCGGCTTCTGGCAGCACAAGCCCAGCGCCGCCACCGCGGCGAAGAAGGCGTTCCTGGTCAACCGCGTCGGCGACGTGGGTCTGTCCATCGCCATCATGCTGATGTTCACCACCTTCGGGACCTTCGCCTTCGGGCCGGTCCTGGCGGCCACCGGTGAGACGAGCGAGGGCAGGCTCACCGCCATCGCCCTGATGCTGCTGCTCGCCGCCTGCGGCAAGTCCGCCCAGGTGCCGCTGCAGTCCTGGCTCGGGGACGCGATGGAGGGCCCGACCCCCGTCTCGGCCCTCATCCACGCCGCGACCATGGTCACCGCCGGCGTCTACCTGATCGTCCGCTCCGCCGCCGTCTTCGACGGCGCCCCGGACGCCCAGCTCGTCACCACCGTCGTCGGCGCGGTCACGCTCCTCTTCGGTGCGATCGTCGGTTGTGCGAAGGACGACATCAAGAAGGCCCTCGCCGGCTCGACGATGTCCCAGATCGGGTACATGGTGCTGGCCGCGGGCCTCGGTCCCATCGGCTACGTCTTCGCGATCATGCACCTGGTGACGCACGGCTTCTTCAAGGCCGGCCTCTTCCTCGGTGCCGGTTCGGTCATGCACGGCATGAACGACGAGGTCGACATGCGCAAGTACGGCGGCCTGCGGAAGTACATGCCGGTCACCTTCGTCACCTTCGGCCTCGGCTACCTCGCCATCATCGGCTTCCCCGGCCTGTCCGGCTTCTTCTCCAAGGACAAGATCATCGAGGCGGCGTTCGCCAAGGGCGGCACCGAGGGCTGGATCCTCGGCGGCGTGGCCCTGCTCGGCGCGGCCATCACCGCGTTCTACATGACGCGCGTGATGCTGATGACCTTCTTCGGCGAGAAGCGCTGGCAGCCCGACGAGCACGGCCATGAACCGCACCCGCACGAGTCGCCCAAGGTCATGACGATCCCCATGATCGTCCTGGCCGTCGGATCGGTCTTCGGCGGCGCGTACTTCAGCATCGGTGACCGGTTCGTCAACTGGCTGGAGCCCGTCACCGGCCACAAGCACGGGCAGCCGCCGATCGGCGCGGCCGCGGTCACCACGGCCACGGTCGCCGTGATGATCATCGGAGTCGGCCTCGCCTGGCTCCAGTACGGGCGCAAGCCGGTCCCCGTCGTCGCCCCGCGCGGATCGCTGCTCACCCGGGCCGCCCGGCGCGACCTCTACCAGGACGACTTCAACCACGTCGTCCTCGTCCGCGGCGGAGAGCACCTCACGCGCTCCCTCGTCTACGTCGACCACACCCTGGTCGACGGTGTCGTCAACGGCACGGCGGCCTCGATGGGCGGCCTCTCCGGGCGGCTGCGCCGGATCCAGAACGGCTATGCCCGGTCGTACGCGGTCTCGATGTTCGGCGGTGCTGCGATCCTCATCGCCGCGACCCTGCTGATGAGGGCGGTCTGA
- a CDS encoding NADH-quinone oxidoreductase subunit M, with the protein MSFPLLTATAALPALGAIATAAVPAQRRNAAKLLALTVSLGTLVLAAIIAFRFDPGGDRYQLTESRAWIADFGVRYELGVDGIAVALIALTALLMPFIILAGWHDADPLETGSKRWRPTQGFFALILAVEAMVIISFEATDVFLFYIFFEAMLIPMYFLIGGFGDRAHEHGEETAATQRSYAAVKFLLYNLAGGLIMLAAVIGLYVVAGNFSLPEIAEARANGTLEMATNTERWLFLGFFFAFAVKAPLWPLHTWLPNAMQESTAPVAVLITAVVDKVGTFAMLRFCLGLFPEASEWATPVILVLALISIIYGALLAVGQRDIKRLVAYASISHFGFIILGIFAMTSQGQSGATLYMVNHGISTAALMLVAGFLISRRGSRLIADYGGVQKVAPVLAGTFLIGGLATLSLPGLAPFVSEFLVLVGTFARYPVVGIIATVGIVLAALYVLVLYQRTMTGPVKAEVQGMPDLRARELVVVAPLIVLLIFLGVYPKPLTDIVNPAVEHTMSDVQKKDPQPEVEAAK; encoded by the coding sequence ATGTCCTTTCCTCTGCTGACAGCGACGGCGGCGCTCCCGGCCCTCGGGGCGATCGCCACGGCCGCCGTCCCGGCCCAGCGGCGCAACGCCGCGAAACTGCTGGCGCTGACCGTCTCGCTGGGCACGCTCGTGCTCGCCGCGATCATCGCGTTCCGCTTCGACCCGGGCGGCGACCGCTACCAGCTCACCGAGTCCCGCGCCTGGATCGCGGACTTCGGGGTGCGCTACGAACTGGGCGTCGACGGCATCGCGGTGGCGCTGATCGCGCTCACCGCCCTGCTGATGCCGTTCATCATCCTCGCGGGCTGGCACGACGCCGACCCGCTGGAGACCGGCAGCAAGAGGTGGCGGCCGACCCAGGGCTTCTTCGCCCTGATCCTGGCCGTCGAGGCGATGGTGATCATCTCCTTCGAGGCCACCGACGTCTTCCTCTTCTACATCTTCTTCGAAGCCATGCTCATCCCGATGTACTTCCTCATCGGCGGCTTCGGCGACCGTGCCCACGAGCACGGCGAGGAGACGGCGGCCACCCAACGGTCGTACGCCGCCGTGAAGTTCCTCCTCTACAACCTGGCCGGCGGCCTGATCATGCTGGCCGCGGTGATCGGCCTGTACGTGGTCGCCGGGAACTTCTCGCTCCCCGAGATCGCCGAGGCCCGCGCCAACGGCACGCTGGAGATGGCCACCAACACCGAGCGGTGGCTGTTCCTCGGCTTCTTCTTCGCCTTCGCGGTGAAGGCCCCGCTTTGGCCGCTGCACACCTGGCTGCCCAACGCCATGCAGGAGTCCACGGCTCCGGTCGCCGTCCTCATCACGGCCGTCGTCGACAAGGTCGGCACCTTCGCGATGCTCCGCTTCTGCCTCGGACTGTTCCCCGAGGCCAGCGAGTGGGCGACCCCCGTGATCCTGGTCCTCGCGCTGATCAGCATCATCTACGGGGCGCTGCTCGCGGTCGGCCAGCGGGACATCAAGCGACTGGTGGCGTACGCGTCGATCTCGCACTTCGGGTTCATCATCCTGGGCATCTTCGCGATGACCAGCCAGGGCCAGTCGGGCGCGACGCTGTACATGGTCAACCACGGCATCTCGACCGCCGCGCTCATGCTGGTGGCGGGCTTCCTGATCTCCCGGCGCGGGTCCCGGCTCATCGCCGACTACGGCGGCGTGCAGAAGGTCGCCCCGGTGCTCGCCGGCACCTTCCTGATCGGCGGCCTCGCGACCCTGTCGCTGCCCGGACTCGCCCCGTTCGTCAGTGAGTTCCTGGTCCTGGTCGGCACCTTCGCGCGCTACCCGGTGGTCGGCATCATCGCCACCGTCGGCATCGTCCTCGCCGCGCTCTACGTCCTCGTCCTCTACCAGCGGACGATGACCGGCCCGGTGAAGGCCGAGGTCCAGGGGATGCCCGACCTGAGGGCGCGCGAACTCGTGGTGGTCGCCCCGCTGATCGTTCTGCTGATCTTCCTGGGCGTCTATCCGAAGCCGCTCACCGACATCGTCAACCCGGCGGTCGAGCACACCATGTCCGACGTCCAGAAGAAGGACCCCCAGCCCGAGGTGGAGGCGGCCAAGTGA
- the nuoN gene encoding NADH-quinone oxidoreductase subunit NuoN, giving the protein MSASAVHSLWTTAADPITKIDAPKIEYGQLSPTLIVISAAIIGVLIEAFVPRKSRYHAQVFLSVVALAASFAAVVALAARGYGTTKAGVAAMGAIAVDGPALFLQGTILLAGILGVFTFAERRLDPEAHGNKVDSFAAQAASVPGSDSEKAAVKAGFATTEVFPLLLFAIGGMLIFPAANDLLTLFIALEVFSLPLYLLCAVARRKRLMSQEAAVKYFLLGAFASAFTLFGIALLYGYAGSVKYATIAQVVDGTIGDINPALAGTMGNDALLLIGSAMIVMGLLFKVGAVPFHMWTPDVYQGAPTPVTGFMAAATKVAAFGALLRLLYVVLPGLRWDWRPVMWAVAVVTMLGGAIVAITQTDIKRLLAYSSIAHAGFILAGVIAASPDGVSSVLFYLGAYSFVTIGAFAVVTLVRDAGGEATHLSKWAGLGRRSPLVAAVFAVFLLAFAGIPLTSGFAGKFAVFKAAAEGGAGAIVVVGVISSAIAAFFYIRVIVLMFFSEPRPEGPTVAVPSPLTMTAIAVGVAVTLVLGIAPQYFLDLAGQAGVFVR; this is encoded by the coding sequence GTGAGCGCATCAGCCGTCCACAGCCTGTGGACAACCGCGGCCGACCCGATCACCAAGATCGACGCGCCGAAGATCGAATACGGGCAGCTGTCACCCACCCTGATCGTCATCTCGGCGGCGATCATCGGCGTGCTGATCGAGGCCTTCGTGCCACGCAAGTCCCGCTACCACGCCCAGGTGTTCCTCTCCGTCGTCGCCCTCGCCGCGTCCTTCGCCGCGGTCGTCGCCCTCGCGGCCCGCGGCTACGGCACGACGAAGGCCGGCGTCGCCGCCATGGGCGCCATCGCCGTGGACGGCCCGGCCCTGTTCCTGCAGGGCACGATCCTGCTGGCCGGCATCCTCGGCGTCTTCACCTTCGCCGAACGGCGCCTCGACCCCGAGGCGCACGGCAACAAGGTCGACTCCTTCGCCGCGCAGGCCGCGTCCGTGCCCGGCAGCGACAGCGAGAAGGCGGCCGTGAAGGCCGGGTTCGCCACCACCGAGGTGTTCCCGCTGCTGCTCTTCGCGATCGGCGGCATGCTGATCTTCCCGGCGGCCAACGACCTGCTGACCCTGTTCATCGCCCTGGAGGTCTTCTCCCTCCCGCTGTACCTGCTGTGCGCCGTGGCCCGCCGCAAGCGGCTCATGTCGCAGGAGGCCGCGGTCAAGTACTTCCTGCTCGGCGCCTTCGCCTCCGCCTTCACCCTCTTCGGCATCGCCCTGCTCTACGGCTACGCCGGCTCGGTGAAGTACGCCACGATCGCCCAGGTCGTCGACGGCACCATCGGCGACATCAACCCCGCCCTCGCCGGCACCATGGGCAACGACGCGCTGCTGCTCATCGGCTCCGCCATGATCGTCATGGGCCTGCTGTTCAAGGTCGGCGCGGTGCCGTTCCACATGTGGACGCCCGACGTGTACCAGGGCGCGCCCACACCGGTCACCGGCTTCATGGCCGCGGCGACCAAGGTGGCAGCCTTCGGCGCGCTGCTCAGGCTCCTGTACGTCGTCCTGCCGGGCCTGCGCTGGGACTGGCGGCCGGTCATGTGGGCCGTCGCCGTCGTCACCATGCTGGGCGGCGCGATCGTCGCCATCACCCAGACCGACATCAAGCGACTGCTCGCCTACTCATCGATCGCCCACGCCGGGTTCATCCTCGCCGGTGTCATCGCGGCCTCGCCCGACGGTGTCTCGTCCGTGCTGTTCTACCTCGGTGCCTACTCGTTCGTGACGATCGGCGCGTTCGCCGTGGTGACCCTGGTGCGGGACGCGGGCGGCGAGGCGACCCACCTGTCCAAGTGGGCCGGGCTCGGCCGCAGATCGCCCCTGGTGGCGGCCGTGTTCGCGGTGTTCCTGCTGGCCTTCGCGGGCATTCCGCTGACCTCCGGGTTCGCGGGTAAGTTCGCCGTGTTCAAGGCGGCGGCGGAGGGCGGAGCGGGCGCGATCGTCGTGGTCGGTGTGATCTCCTCGGCCATCGCCGCGTTCTTCTACATCCGCGTCATCGTGCTCATGTTCTTCAGCGAGCCGCGCCCCGAGGGGCCGACGGTCGCCGTGCCGTCGCCGCTGACCATGACCGCGATCGCGGTCGGGGTCGCCGTCACGCTGGTGCTCGGCATCGCGCCGCAGTACTTCCTGGACCTGGCGGGACAGGCGGGCGTGTTCGTGCGGTAG